A stretch of Alligator mississippiensis isolate rAllMis1 chromosome 14, rAllMis1, whole genome shotgun sequence DNA encodes these proteins:
- the PTRH2 gene encoding peptidyl-tRNA hydrolase 2, mitochondrial isoform X1, giving the protein MDIFVRLGQKLTYLWPQRCYSYRDSAAMDYFPKPDLLSVMAGVACGVCLGWGMRGRFFRPSKVRTNMPAAELGSEASIMGESGEFKMVLVVRQDLKMGKGKVAAQCSHAAVSAYKQIQKRNPELLKHWEYCGQTKVVLRAPDEETLVQLLVDAKQLGLTVSLIQDAGRTQIARGSQTVLGIGPGPADLVDQVSGHLKLL; this is encoded by the exons atggacATTTTTGTTCGACTAGGACAAAAATTGACCTACCTGTGGCCTCAGCGCTGTTATTCCTATCGAG ATTCTGCTGCCATGGATTACTTCCCCAAACCGGATCTCCTCAGTGTTATGGCTGGAGTGGCCTGTGGAGTGTGCCTGGGTTGGGGCATGCGTGGACGATTCTTCAGACCATCCAAAGTGCGCACGAACATGCCTGCTGCTGAACTGGGGAGCGAAGCCAGCATCATGGGAGAGTCTGGAGAGTTCAAAATGGTGCTCGTTGTCCGCCAAGACTTGAAGATGGGGAAAGGCAAAGTGGCAGCGCAGTGTTCGCATGCTGCGGTTTCTGCGTACAAGCAGATCCAGAAAAGAAACCCCGAGCTCCTCAAGCACTGGGAGTATTGTGGGCAGACTAAAGTGGTGCTCAGAGCCCCTGATGAAGAGACTCTAGTTCAGCTCCTTGTTGATGCCAAACAGCTAGGACTGACTGTGAGTTTAATCCAAGATGCTGGTCGTACTCAGATTGCACGTGGCTCCCAAACTGTCTTAGGCATTGGCCCAGGACCAGCTGATCTGGTGGATCAAGTGTCCGGGCACTTAAAACTCCTCTGA
- the PTRH2 gene encoding peptidyl-tRNA hydrolase 2, mitochondrial isoform X2 encodes MDYFPKPDLLSVMAGVACGVCLGWGMRGRFFRPSKVRTNMPAAELGSEASIMGESGEFKMVLVVRQDLKMGKGKVAAQCSHAAVSAYKQIQKRNPELLKHWEYCGQTKVVLRAPDEETLVQLLVDAKQLGLTVSLIQDAGRTQIARGSQTVLGIGPGPADLVDQVSGHLKLL; translated from the coding sequence ATGGATTACTTCCCCAAACCGGATCTCCTCAGTGTTATGGCTGGAGTGGCCTGTGGAGTGTGCCTGGGTTGGGGCATGCGTGGACGATTCTTCAGACCATCCAAAGTGCGCACGAACATGCCTGCTGCTGAACTGGGGAGCGAAGCCAGCATCATGGGAGAGTCTGGAGAGTTCAAAATGGTGCTCGTTGTCCGCCAAGACTTGAAGATGGGGAAAGGCAAAGTGGCAGCGCAGTGTTCGCATGCTGCGGTTTCTGCGTACAAGCAGATCCAGAAAAGAAACCCCGAGCTCCTCAAGCACTGGGAGTATTGTGGGCAGACTAAAGTGGTGCTCAGAGCCCCTGATGAAGAGACTCTAGTTCAGCTCCTTGTTGATGCCAAACAGCTAGGACTGACTGTGAGTTTAATCCAAGATGCTGGTCGTACTCAGATTGCACGTGGCTCCCAAACTGTCTTAGGCATTGGCCCAGGACCAGCTGATCTGGTGGATCAAGTGTCCGGGCACTTAAAACTCCTCTGA